A stretch of DNA from Pseudoalteromonas ruthenica:
GCCTCTTAGGCGGGCGTTATGTGCCAAGGATGAATCTATGAAATACGCTGTTTTTTTACTGTCCTTTATATCAATTGGATTGATGGCCAACCCTAGTCCGGCGGATGCTTTTAGCATGGAAACTACTACTTGTTTTGGCACATGCCCTGCTTATAGAGTTGACGTTTTCTCTGATGGAGTAATTGTCTATAGAGGGGATGCCCATACTAAACTAGTGGGTACATATCGGCTTCCCAGCAACCCCGATCTATTCCAAAGAATTCTGCGCCTTCTCGATGAGAACAGCTTTCAAAAATTCCGCGATGATTATGGGTGGGTCGGAGAGGGAGAAGAAAGTCCTTGTAGCGAAGAATGGACAGATCACCCTAGCACAGTTTTATCTTTACAGTTTGCGAGCAATATAAAAACAGTGCATCACTACCATGGCTGTAAAGGTTTCGATCGGGAAGAAGAGCTAGAAGCTTTAGAGAAAACTCTTTTTGAACTCATAGACCTCCGTGACTATGTTGGCACATAACAAACAACTGTAGCCGTTCTCTGGCGCTCACTGGGACAATAACACGCAGGCCCAGTTGCTTCGCTCCCAGTTTAGCCTGCGTGTTATTGCCCCTAAGTTGGGCGTTACATTGCAATAATATATTAAATATGAAGTGTAAATGCCCAAATTGCAATAAGACTATTTTCAATCGAAGATTATCGCATTGTGAATTTTGTAGTTTTGAGTTACCACAAGATCTATTGCTGAGTGATGCCGAAAAAATTAAGCTGGATAAAGAGTATAAGAAAGCTCAATTAAATACATCTAGGCGAAGGTTAAGTAAAGATGTTGGCTATTCGGGGGTGACTGAAGCGAACGAAGTTAGCTTTCTGCTCGGAGTGCCAAGTCTTCGCACTAGAGCACCCAGACAATGTATTAAATGTAGTTTACCTGTTTCAGAGGACTTTGAAGATTGCCCATATTGTTTTGGCAAGAACGAAAGTGAAGTAAACAAAGCAAGGGTAGCTTACCAACAAGAAATGAAATTGGTTCAGGGGCTCGGTAAATACTTTATTATAGCTTTTTTACTAGTCGCTTTGATTATGATTGGTGTATTTGCCGTATAACAAATTAGTTAAACTGTGGGCGTAAAACAACAGGCGTGCGCTCCTTGGTCGCTTATTTTGCCTGCTATTTTTTGCTTTTTATCAAGCATTATGAAAATAAGGATGGAACCCATTGAAAAGAGTATACCTGACGATATTGATTCTCTCTGTAGTAATGGTCTTGGGAGCTTGGAATATAAGTAAATCAAGAACTTTTCAGGTTTTTGGAGAGGTAGTCGCAAAGGCCGAAACGAATGAAAAGGTTATCGCCTTAACATTTGATGATGGTCCTTGGGGGGCGAAATATACCACTCAAGTGTTGAATATCCTCGAAGAGCATGACGTGAAGGGTACGTTCTTCCTCAATGGGTCGGGAATTCAACAAAACAAGCAATCGGCTATAGATCTGGTTAACGCAGGTCATCAGATAGGCAATCATTCGTACAACCATAAAAATATGACGTTAATGGGGCTTGACGAGGTGAGGGATGAAGTCGACTCCACTACAGCCTTAATTCGCCAGATTGGATTCGAGGGTGAAATATACTTTAGGCCTCCGTATGGTAAAAAGCTTTTTGCTTTGCCCTATTATTTGAATTCGGAAGGAATAAAAACAATCACATGGAACGTTGAGCCTGAAACCTATCCTAAAGTTGCAGGAAGTTCTGCGTCTATCGCAGAGTATGTTGTTAACTCTTCTACTCCAGGTTCAATTATTCTTTTACACGTTTTGGGGTCTAAAAACAAAGAGTCGCGAGACGCTATAGGGCCAATAATTAAGGGGCTGAGAGCAAAGGGCTACAAATTTGTTACGGTCTCACAGTTGCTAGGGAAAAATGCATAGCAAACGCAAGCAGCCGACTCGCTGCGCTCCCGGCTGTTGCGGGCGTTAGCCACAGGACTTACCCAACTATTTAAGGAAGGATGAAATCAGAAGCGATATAAATAGTGAGGAGAAAAATCAAGGGAAGGTATTCAAATCTTTCCCATGATTTTCGCTCTACCAGCATTAAGCCTATGTTATTCCTCAATTAACGACCAATCATTGGGGAGCCTTTTGGGTGCAAATGGCTTTTCCCTTGGTAGGTGCATTAACGTTTGGAATTGGTTTCTTTGCTCTTCGCTTCAAATCATGGTCTAGGCGATTAACAAAGTCCACTAACAGGCTGTCATTCTCTTATCATCGCTTAACCGTGAGTATGACTCTTATTATTTAACGTTAGGCTTAAAAACTTTAATCTCAAAAATTAAGTTATCATCCTCTTCGGGCAAATAAGATATTTTAACTCTATTCCCCTCTTTTATTACTTTTGAATCATGCGCTCTGTTGGCGAAGAACATGCCGCTAGTGCCAAAATCATTATAATCAAAACTAACCTTTCCAACTTTAAAGCTCTCACTTCGACTGCTAGAGCTACTAATATCTAACTCTTTTATTATACCTTCAACATAAACCAACTCTCCAGATTCAATTCTTCCAGTTCTTTCCATTCTTTTATAATAAGCATGAATGTTAGCAGCCAAATAAAACAAAGCTAACGAAAACAGTAATCTAAAATCCATTAAATTAGAAAGCTTTAGCTTATCCTCGTATAACCTTCTAAGAAAGAAAAAAGAGAAGATTAAAGATAAGGTAATCGCGATCTTGATATAGAAGTCCCAGCCTATAGTTGGAATTTTAGATTGATAATAAATCTCAAACATTATTGCTCTCTATCTAATCTTGGTTGTACATGCATATGAACCATGCCTGCTCCGTTTCCCATACCTAAATCAAGCCAGAAAAACGTGAGCGCCTGCACACTAAGAACTATGCGGCTTGTTTTTACTCGATTACTAAATTTTTATAAGGACATTACAAAAAGCATTGTTGCTATGTGAGATAGGGATGACGTACATATATGTTATTCATATGGCTGTTTACTCACCTAGCCTTTAAGGTTAGGTGGTGAAAAAGTCCACTAGCGGAGCACTTACCGAACTATAGCGTTTATATAACTCAGTGAAACCACAATCCAGGCAGCTAATGGTTACATATTTACCGGTTTCATAATCTAGAATACTTTCTAAGCGGTCAGCAGCATAGAGTTGACCAGCTTCATATCCTTTGCACTTACACTTGGGGCATTGGTAATCACCACCTTGTTTTTCAGCGATAATTTTTTTAATTAAATTGAAGCTTCCCGGGAATCTGTCCTTATCGATAGAGATCTAGACTTCAAATAATATTTCATCATTTTTAATTAGCGGAGCTGCCAGCAGAGACATTGCTTAGCTTGTTGAGCTTTGCAATTTCCTGCCGGCAGCTACTTTGTTCTCCTACAGGTCTTTCAATTTAACGTAGATTTCCATTTCTACGTAGCCATCAACTCTTGCATCATTCAGATAACGCTCCAACATTGGAAAGTTGTCGGGTTCGACCCCGCTATTTGGCAGCCAGTCAGAATAAATACCTAGCTGGGCCTGAATCGTTTCCTCTGGACTGCCCTTAAAATAGGCGACGGCATACTTACCTTTTGGAATTTCAGATGGCGAAAATGGCGGCTTTATACTCACGTTTTCGCCAACCACTATAGAGGCGCTGTAGCGGCACCTATCCTCGGGAGTGACTGTTGGGTTATCAAACGCGAAGGCAAAGCGCTGTTGTTCGTCCGCTTTTATGCCATTATTCGTTGCCCATTCAATTATTTTATCCCATGCGTTATATATAGACTCAGGCTCATAGCCTCGTTGTGAGGCTAAAGTACATACGCGCTGGGTATCAAGGTCTTTGATCTCAACATTCATATTTATATCCTTCGATTTAGTTTTAATCATCACTTCATTTGTGATGTGCGCAGGATATAAATCGCGAGGATGGAAATCTTTTCCATATTTGCTAAAGATTTTTCCAATCTTGCTATTTTTAACTTTCTCTGGGTTTCGTATTTGTGATGGCGTGAAGCCAAAGTGAAGCTTAACGGCTTTTGCGAAGTTGGCACTTGATGAAAAACCACAGGCTAAGGCTATTTCGGTGACTGTTAACTGGTCTTTAAAGATTAATAAATTCGCAGCTCGCTCAAGTCTTCGCCGAGCGATGTAATCGTTGACGGTTTCACCGATAACCCCGGTAAAAATACGATGAAAGTGATAAGGCGAGAAATGGCTAACCTTTGCCACATCAGCAAGGGAAATTTTTTCCGTTAAATGAGTTTCAATGTATTGGATTACTCTCTCAATGCGCTTTTTATATTCTCTGTCCATAGAAACCTGATTTAAAATATGGCTACTGTGATATTTCCTGCCACAGTATTAAAGGTGAAGCGGGGCAGTGAGCTTACCACCTGCTAGTGGCTTAGCACAGCAGGCAGCAAGGCGGGTATAAAGCGCGGTTAGGCTTTTTTCACAAACTTAGCGGTGACCATCATTTCACCTACGCCATCGACCTTACAGTCGAGCTCATGGTCTTTACTGTCTTGAATGCGGCGGATCACGGCTTTGGTGCCGATTTTCATGACCATTGAGCTGCCTTTTACTTTCAAGTCTTTGGCAAGGGTCACCTTGTCGCCTTCATTTAATACCGTACCGTTGGCGTCTTTGGCTGTGATCGCTTCTTCTTCTTCGATTTGATTGGGGTCCCATTCATAGGCGCATTCAGGGCAAATCAATTGGTTTTGGTCTTGATACACGTATTGTGAATCACATTTTGGGCAAGGAGGAAGAGACATACTATTTAACTACTGAGATTGACAATAGCGCCAATGATAAAGGCTGGGACGGGATTTTGCGAGTGCCTTCACACACAAAAAAGCCCCAAACAAGTTGGGGCTTAGTATATTACCTTAGCTTTAGTCTAAGTAAGTGACTTCACCTAGGTTCAAGCTTTCGATTTGCTCTTTGATTTTAGCAACATCGCCAACAATCACCCATGTAAGCTGCTTGGGCTTAATAAGTGACTGTGCCTGCTTAGCGATAGCCTGCGTGTCTGGCTGTTGCACTAGCTGCGGGTATTTTTCTAAATAGCTTACGTCGCGGCCATTGTCGTAGGCATCAGCCAGGGCATTAAGCAGAGAACGTTTCTTCTCATAGCGACCTGGCAGTTTCGCTATTTTATTGGCAACCACTTTGTCCAGCTCTTCTTGAGTAGCTGGTTGCTCGCCAATATAGCCGTTAAGCTCTTTCAGAATTTCCTGCATTGACTCTTTGGTCTTATCGGTTTGCACTGGGGCAAACACAAAGAACGTACTTTGTGCGTCGGTATCCATTAAAATAGTCCGAGCACCGTAAGACCACCCCTTGTCTTCACGTAAATTCATATTCATACGTGAGGTGAAACTGCCGCCGATGATGGTGTTCATCATATCCAAGGTCACTTCTTGCTGGGCGTCAGTGTCGTTGGCATCTGGTCCCAGCAACCCAGAAATAATCAATGACTGCGGCGAGTCTGGTTTATCAAGTACAAAGACCCGCGCTTGCTCGGCATTATCCACCGTCGGAATATCTAAACTAGGCGCCGCTTGTTGTGGTGCCTGCCAGCTTGCTAAGGCTTGTTCAAGGCTTTGCTTCAATTGCGCTTGGTCAATATCGCCGACAACCACTAAGCGCGCAAGATCAGGGCGCATCCATTTCTCGGTGTAGGCGAGCAAATCATCACGGCTAATTGCCGCTACTGATTCTTCGTTACCGGTACCGGTCAGCGGTTTACCGTAAGGGTGGCTGGCGCCGTATAGCAGGGGCGGTAATACGCGTAGGGCATTGCTCATAGGCCGTGCCTTTTCTTGCTTGATTTGCTGCAAAATTAGTGTGCGCACGCGCTCAATGTCGCTGTCATTAAAGCTGGGGTTTTGCAGTACTTCAGAAAACAGCGCTAAGCTTTGTTGCCAGTTAATAGCCATGGCCGACATCGACAGCGAGGTCTTATCAAGGCTTGCACTGGTGTCGATCGATGCGCCAAGTTTTTCGAGCTCTTCAGCAAGGGCCAAGGCCGATAACTCACCGGCGCCCTCATCAAGCATATTGGCGGTGAAATTGGCCACGCCTGGCTTGTTATTATCGTCACTGGCGGTACCGGCAGATATATCTAAGCGCATATTAATCACCGGTGTGTCGCTGCGCTGAGATAACACCACTTCAAGGCCATTACTTAGGGTAAACGTATTCACCTCGGGCAAGTCAAGACTCGGGACGTCACCTGCACCCGGTACTCCAGTGGAACGATCAACGCCTTGTTCGTTGGCGCTAAGCTCGGCAAATGGGTGCACGGTCAACACAAAGTCGCCACTGCTTAGCCAGCGCTCGGCGGCGCCTTGTACATCGCTGGTTGTGGTGTTGCTGGTAATTTCAAACGCGCGTTTATAGTAGCCTGGGTCGTTGTGATACACGGCACCGGAGGCAAGTACATCAGATTTACCGCCAAAGCCGCCCACGCCTTCTACTTGTTTTACCCACTCAGCGGCGTTAGAGAACTTAATACGGTTAAGTTCATCAGTGGTTGGGCCCTTAGCAATGATGTTAGCAATTTCTTCATCGATGATGGCTTCGATTTTTTCAATATTTGACTTATCAAGGGCATCAACACCAATGATCAGCTGACCCGCTAAGGTGCGCAGGTAGTTAAAGCTAAATACGTTAGATGCTAATTGCTCATCGTACACCAAGCGTTGATACAAACGCGAATTCTTACCACCGGCTAACACGTCACTTAGCAGGTTTAAATACTCGCCATCGGTGGTGCC
This window harbors:
- a CDS encoding DUF6438 domain-containing protein, with product MKYAVFLLSFISIGLMANPSPADAFSMETTTCFGTCPAYRVDVFSDGVIVYRGDAHTKLVGTYRLPSNPDLFQRILRLLDENSFQKFRDDYGWVGEGEESPCSEEWTDHPSTVLSLQFASNIKTVHHYHGCKGFDREEELEALEKTLFELIDLRDYVGT
- a CDS encoding polysaccharide deacetylase family protein, with protein sequence MKRVYLTILILSVVMVLGAWNISKSRTFQVFGEVVAKAETNEKVIALTFDDGPWGAKYTTQVLNILEEHDVKGTFFLNGSGIQQNKQSAIDLVNAGHQIGNHSYNHKNMTLMGLDEVRDEVDSTTALIRQIGFEGEIYFRPPYGKKLFALPYYLNSEGIKTITWNVEPETYPKVAGSSASIAEYVVNSSTPGSIILLHVLGSKNKESRDAIGPIIKGLRAKGYKFVTVSQLLGKNA
- a CDS encoding zinc ribbon domain-containing protein — protein: MSIDKDRFPGSFNLIKKIIAEKQGGDYQCPKCKCKGYEAGQLYAADRLESILDYETGKYVTISCLDCGFTELYKRYSSVSAPLVDFFTT
- a CDS encoding AraC family transcriptional regulator, coding for MDREYKKRIERVIQYIETHLTEKISLADVAKVSHFSPYHFHRIFTGVIGETVNDYIARRRLERAANLLIFKDQLTVTEIALACGFSSSANFAKAVKLHFGFTPSQIRNPEKVKNSKIGKIFSKYGKDFHPRDLYPAHITNEVMIKTKSKDINMNVEIKDLDTQRVCTLASQRGYEPESIYNAWDKIIEWATNNGIKADEQQRFAFAFDNPTVTPEDRCRYSASIVVGENVSIKPPFSPSEIPKGKYAVAYFKGSPEETIQAQLGIYSDWLPNSGVEPDNFPMLERYLNDARVDGYVEMEIYVKLKDL
- a CDS encoding zinc ribbon domain-containing protein YjdM, giving the protein MSLPPCPKCDSQYVYQDQNQLICPECAYEWDPNQIEEEEAITAKDANGTVLNEGDKVTLAKDLKVKGSSMVMKIGTKAVIRRIQDSKDHELDCKVDGVGEMMVTAKFVKKA
- a CDS encoding M16 family metallopeptidase → MNKMSLSAISVAVMLSLSGCASTASQTNTSATQQAEQTAAPALPFVNIDYQTFTLDNGLTVVVHTDRKAPIVAVNVWYDVGAKNEQVGKTGFAHLFEHLMFNGTENYDDEYFGPFERAGATEQNGTTNSDRTNYFQNVPTPALDMALWMESDRMGHLLGAITQDKLDEQRGVVQNEKRQGEAQPYGTMWNNVWKYTFPQGHPYSWSVIGSMEDLNAASLDDVHQWFKDYYGPNNAVLVLAGDIDVETAKKKANKYFGDIKPGKPVAKLEKWIAKRDEQSRMVIKDRVPASRIVKVWNTAEKGTTDGEYLNLLSDVLAGGKNSRLYQRLVYDEQLASNVFSFNYLRTLAGQLIIGVDALDKSNIEKIEAIIDEEIANIIAKGPTTDELNRIKFSNAAEWVKQVEGVGGFGGKSDVLASGAVYHNDPGYYKRAFEITSNTTTSDVQGAAERWLSSGDFVLTVHPFAELSANEQGVDRSTGVPGAGDVPSLDLPEVNTFTLSNGLEVVLSQRSDTPVINMRLDISAGTASDDNNKPGVANFTANMLDEGAGELSALALAEELEKLGASIDTSASLDKTSLSMSAMAINWQQSLALFSEVLQNPSFNDSDIERVRTLILQQIKQEKARPMSNALRVLPPLLYGASHPYGKPLTGTGNEESVAAISRDDLLAYTEKWMRPDLARLVVVGDIDQAQLKQSLEQALASWQAPQQAAPSLDIPTVDNAEQARVFVLDKPDSPQSLIISGLLGPDANDTDAQQEVTLDMMNTIIGGSFTSRMNMNLREDKGWSYGARTILMDTDAQSTFFVFAPVQTDKTKESMQEILKELNGYIGEQPATQEELDKVVANKIAKLPGRYEKKRSLLNALADAYDNGRDVSYLEKYPQLVQQPDTQAIAKQAQSLIKPKQLTWVIVGDVAKIKEQIESLNLGEVTYLD